The Streptomyces hundungensis genome contains the following window.
GTGCTCCGACTTCGGCGGCGGACGCCTTGGCTTCGGGGCCGTCGTGGATGCGTACGCCGGTGAAGTCGGCCCCGAGGCGGGCTTCCATGTCCGTCCGGGTGTGGTCGTCCAGCGGACGACCGGGCGCGCGCAGCACATCGTGGACGGCCGAGCGCCGCTGCACCGCCACGGCCTCTGCCTGGCCATGCTGCTGCTCCCCGCAGCCGTCCGTGGGGGCGTGCTGGTCCTGGGACCAGGCGTGGCCGGACCCTCGAAGCATCTGGACCACGGCCGCGTTGCCGGCGGCGCCCTGGAGTGCGAGGAGCCGAGGGGGTATCGCACTCTCCGGAGCCGGGGCCCTGCCCGCGCCCTTGCGGGGCGTCCTGCTCTGGGGGGTCCGGGCCTGCTCGTTGGCGTGCATGGGGTCCTCTCACGGACGCGAGCCGGAACTGGGTCTGCCAGCCTATAGCTACGCCCCTAACCCGGGTAACTGCGCCTGGAATCCGGCCACTTCGTTCCCGGCCACATAGCGGTTGCGTGGGCCCCAAGCGTGAGGCCGGCCCCTTGGGGCGTGGTGAGGATTGAAGTCACCACGCGGCTGGAAGGGGTCGGCCTCCGGCGGTTCTCTCCCTTACCAGGGGTACCAAGCGCCGTTGTACCACTGCTCGTTGGAGTCGTCGGCGTGGTGGTTCATGTCGAAGTCCGGCCAGTAGTTGTTGTTGTGGTTGCCCGGGTAGGTCCAGAAGCCGGCGGACTCGTCGCAGATGTAGTCCCAGTAGCAGATGGACTTCACCGGCACGTTGCCGAAGTCCCGGTCAGCGCCCGAGAGCGGAGGGCCGATGACGCCGCCGAACGGTGCGGCACTGCCGTTGGTGCCGGGACCGCCCTGCCGCTTGGGGTCCGCGATGAGGACTGCGTTGACGTTGTCGAACGTCCTCCAGTTCTCGCTGACCCACACGTGGACCACCGCGGCACCCAGGGAGTAGCCGCCCATCTTGACGTGCTGCCACGGGCACGCGGCACGCTGTTCCCGGACCAGCCGGTTCAGCTCGCCGACGCCCTGCCGGACGCTCGGGCCGCTCGGTACCTGGCTGGCGTAGCCCACGTGCTGCTGGATGTTGCCGACGAACCGGTCGTTGTCCCACGTGCTCCACGTGCCCCCGACGACGATCGTGTACGTGCCGTCGCACGGGGCTGTGACCGCCTGTGCTGGGGATCCCTGCGCCAGTGAAAGCCCGGATGTCAGCAGGAGAGCGGCTAACGCGGCCGCGATCCTTCCTTTTCGCATGCGGTTCTCCCTGTGTAGTGGGCCTGCCCGTCTGCCGCCCGGTGCGGTGCACGG
Protein-coding sequences here:
- a CDS encoding cutinase family protein, which translates into the protein MRKGRIAAALAALLLTSGLSLAQGSPAQAVTAPCDGTYTIVVGGTWSTWDNDRFVGNIQQHVGYASQVPSGPSVRQGVGELNRLVREQRAACPWQHVKMGGYSLGAAVVHVWVSENWRTFDNVNAVLIADPKRQGGPGTNGSAAPFGGVIGPPLSGADRDFGNVPVKSICYWDYICDESAGFWTYPGNHNNNYWPDFDMNHHADDSNEQWYNGAWYPW